In the Pocillopora verrucosa isolate sample1 chromosome 4, ASM3666991v2, whole genome shotgun sequence genome, TTCAACGTAAGAGATCATCTTAGACTCAAAATATTTCGTCTCGCGTGTCAGAGCACGAACAGACGTCGCACGTGATATCCATGTGAGCAAATTGCGACTCCTGATGGCTATTTCTAGATCCTGCTGAAATCTTGGAGAAAACTTGCGTGATCTAACAATAGCTTAAAGAGGTATTACTGAAGGCTCAGGCCTTTATGGGGGATGCAGTCTCATAGCGTCATACTCCCCTGTTTCGCAGTTGCCTCAATTGGTATTTCCACTCTGCGAAAAGTGTAGTAACTTTCATGTTCACGTGTTTTGTTTACTACGACAAAACTTAACCGGGACGATTGTGGTGCATAGCACTTGGTCATCAAAATTGGAACATTAATGAGATGGCGAATATTGCAGTTATTATCACATCTCAAACAAGCTACAACGATTTAATGATGTAATATAGTGATGTTTACATGTATATACAAGAAAATTCGACAatgtattttgctttttttcagtttttgcttaAAACATTAGTACTTATTGTCATCTTTTGGAGTTCTTTTGAAATTCTATATTCCCAAGTTAAAACTATGTACTTGAATTTATGGCATGAATCTACAAAGTTTTAAATGAACAAACATATTTACATCGATCTAACTccagacagtactgtttcggtCATCAGGGCCTCAttagtgcagtgctgatgcgTGGATGGAGGTAAagctatatagccaccccaaaTAAATCCCACACTTTtgtatcatctaagccatgccagagtgctcaaactagcACCctctatatatatgtatatattgtaaattttaaataataattttctaaCCACAAATATCTAGGACCCTAAGTTTATCGAAATGGACTGTAACAGTAAACAAACCATGGCCAAATTCAGCGGAAAATAATTCTAGTGATGAACGATTTCAAACTCCatttacttgtttacatgtatggttttcaatccttttttagAAAGGAAACATTACTCGAACACTCATCgtctttttaaattcaatttcttttctattttgttaCTCATCATGTTTATAAAACGAATTCGCCTGGTTTTATTACTTTCTTAGAGGAATGTATTCTTACCAGACCTTAatcttttttgttgtcttttatcACTTTAGTTGATTATACTTAATCACTGCCTATTTGCAATGCAGTGAcgagaataatgaaaattattataaaagttctaatgataataaatgacaTAAATCTACCACCGTTCTATGAAAGATGCTGCAATCCTATTGGCTACGCTACTTACTCTCTAGTTTTCTATAGATATCGAGTAAAAAGTGTGGCACCTATGATAAGCTATTATTCAATTAGACATGAATCTGCCCTGTTGATAAGATTTaaggaactttgctttttcGAAAGCAATTAGATCAATCGCTGTCTATTGCTGTGAATGATAGGAATTTCGAACCAATAAATTCTTAATTATAAacataataatagtgataataatattaataataattataatgatgatgatagtaaagataaaaacaattcaTAATTCACTCGTTTTAAACGCTAAGTAATAAAACGTGTGAATTTAATTGTTCTGAAAAATGTTGgctttttgttgaaaatttatcagatattaataaaaaaaattctcatgaAAAATGGCAGAAAGTTGCCGTTACTGGTGAGAAGTATCGGTCATCGCGCTCATCATGTTATTGGTTGAAATATCCAAAAAGGCTTTCCCACCGAAACAACTGGCTTCGAGGGGTTTATATATGGGTTTTaagttatgggaaaaaaaaaacaacaacaaaaacaagggCAACAAATAAGCAATTTCATGGTAGTATGAACTACTGAAACTATGAGACTGTCTCTTAGGGTAAAAACGTTGCAATGACACGTCGACATCCTTACACGCAAAATAACGTACATTCTAACTATTCTAGTATAATTCGACAGACAGTTGATATGGTGTATAGAATATCGATTAAAGAAGTTTCTCAGTGTAATTAAATCAGGCTCTAACTGGAATCACCGGCGAGTTTAGCTAAGGTCAGCCACCCCATTGGTCGTGCAAAAGTGGTGTGTAATATTGAATATCCTCTGCACATAAATTACTCAGTGCTTCAAAACAATTGTCATCTTTATAACGCAGGCTCACTTTGAACCCATAGGCTGTAGCTCTCCCGGCTTCCGCTACTTTTTCTCTCTGCAGTAGAGCTCGGAAAATACTTCCGTAAATTGCTGAAGACTTTCAAGAAATGTGTGATCGGTAAAATGCTGGATAAAAGTTCTAAAGGGAATGTACAAAATCGAATCCGCACTGTTGATGCCGCATCAAGTACGACTTAATTAGTTAGCTTCACACAAACCTTCTCGTGGAGTGTTCATGCACTACAACAGAATCCTGTTTCAGTGTGACGAGGACCATAGAAGACGCTATCGAATGTCAAAAGGGGTTCTACGTGAAAGCACTTTCAAACGAATGCTTGTATGGCAGTTTGCAAAGTTATCCATCTTGCATTTGTACTACGTTTCTTTAGATAACTTTCGCATGCGCTTTTCCTGCAGAGGACTACTCTATCGATTTCAAGTCGTTTCTACAATTACTGAATTGTAAGAACTAATAGGGCATTCTACACATCAGTGAttgtcaaggaaaatttgtcGAATGTTATGGAATATGTTTTCTTCTTACTCTGTTTTCTCTCGCTGCATAGTTTCACAGAAACTACTCACCTTTTCTTCATGAAACGATTGAATTTTATGGATATTTCTTAGCTACCTCTACCCTTTTTTCCTTGCCTTCACTCAAAGCTCCGACATTTTCAGAGATCTGTTGTGTCTACAATAACCTTCAGGAACATAACATCGTCTCTCACATAGGCGTGGTTATTTAACTCCGATAGAGAACAAAACATCGGGCACCCACTCGCAATGTTTGATTCCCTTCGTGGCCTTTGGAAAGATGAACTGTTTGGATCGGGTCTGAAAGCATCAACCACGTGCTCTacgttatcttgatccaacagCATGAAGGTCACCTTCTGTCTAAATGGCCAGCGGAGTAATGCATCGTAGTCTCCACGCATGACAATGAAGAACAGCGACAGATGGGTTCCTTTACCCATTCCATCACCGTTTAAGTAAAGTCGCGCGCACATTTTGTAACCATGCTGACTGGTATGAAAGCACGGGCTATATATTGAAACCTCTCGCCCAGTTATGGCATCATTTTTCTTACGTGCAAAATCCGATATTTTCCAGAGTAAGATCCCATTATATGTAGAAACTTGCTGCTGTTGAACATGTTCTTCGATATCAGACAAAACAACATTTCTGAGCGCCAAATTATGTTCTACAGACTCCATTCTTCGTTCGAGTCGTCTAATACTGTCCACCGCGCCATCCAATTGGCGTTTAACAGACGATACTTCTTGTCTGACTTCGTTCAACTCACGCCTTGTTTCGTTTACCAAGAACTCGATATTATTGGTGCCATTTTCGGCATTTGTGAGACGTCGTGAAATCTCGTCCGAAATGGGGAGAGGTTGTAACGAAGAGAAAGTTGCCGATTGTGGGAACTGGTCTCTATGAGTTGAAACTCTTTTTTCCATCGACACAAGTCTCATAGAATTATCTTTTAGCTTCTGTCGTAAGTCGGTTTGCTCGCGTACCACTGTGTCGATGCTTGATATGGCGTTAGCGATGGTCATCTCCGATCGTCTCATCCACTGATCGGAGGTGCCACCACCCCATGCACCACCCATAGAGAGCTGACTTTTCACTTGCTCTTCTAGCCGAAGAACACTCGTCAAGAGTAGATTTAAGTGCAAAATTGCACTCAGCTCATTATGTTTCTTGACCTCGGATTGCTTCATTTTCTGTTCGTACAGGGGTTTAAGAAAATCATCCCTGATTATTGGTAGTTGGTTTGTGTCGAAACGAAATTTCTATTTGACAAATCGTCTTTGCCTTTTTTGATGCTTTTATTGCAACTTTCGTAGATTTAGTGTCCCCGGTTGAATATATTTTGCAGCCGTTTTTGAAGACGTTAGACATCTCAATAAAACGGCTTTGAAGGGGACTTCAGTTGATACACTAGTGTTTCGAATAGTGAAATGTTGGGAAACTTTATTATCACTTCGGCAGGTTGCCCATACGAaggataaattttatttcaatagttCTTAAAAGGCAACTAGGTAAAATCTTCAGATGATACGAACCTTGTTGTTGCTGCAACCAATCTGTTGAAATGCACAGGTCCTCTCGACTGCCTCACAGTCACCATGAATGGGATTAACATGGCTATCCATCTATGAGGATTAAAGGGACGGTAAAAATCTTAGTTATAAGCCCAGGACGACAACTCAGAAGGGTTTCTTTAAATTTCCGTGTCTTAGAAGAGCAGTGTAATATTtggtttattgttttttttcaaagaaaaggtGGACACTTAAGTTGTACGATCTAATTCTGCAGATTTTGGTGCActacaaaaatgaaatagatcAACAGCAAAAATGACACATACTGATACAAATGTAGCGCTTCACACGAATACGGTAAAACTTCTCCCTTAGCTTTGAGATAAATCTCTTAAAGTAATACTCGGATTTAGTTCAACTGTTTTGGCTGTCCACCAGAAGAAATGTGTACGCAGTTGGATGACGTTTTAAACATGGCTACCTCTCTTCGCGGAATTCCTTCTTTGCCACATCCGGGACATTGAATGGGATACATTTTGCAATCCTGTATTTGATGAGTCTAAAAATTTGGAATCGAGACAAGAACAGAAGTGAATAACAAACAAGAACGAGGATCGGAACAATTTTTGTTAACATCTGTTTAGTTTTTGATGAGAATCCATTTGCTTTGAGGATGATTCAATAAAGGTACGTATGAATGCAAGTGTTCGCGGAAAACTGGTAATAAAGAAAGAGGCGCACTCGACATGTTAAAAGGAGTTGGCCATTTCTTGTCACTTATTACAAATGGTTTagagttaattttaatcatacgCATATATGAAAAGCACGGCTTTATGTTGTTGTCCCTGTAacaaactaaactaaactggccgtatgatttaaaaaaaagcctgaATGAGAAGAGTTATTGCGGTAAAAGTAACTTTAGAGGGTGATCAAACTGACCTCAAGAACAGCAGCAGTCATGGAATCACCGCACAACGGACATTGTTGGGTGCGATACGGACACTCATGTTCCTGATGTCGCTGAAGATCGGATCTTTTCACACGTTTTTGACAGTTACAGTTAGAGCAGTTTACCCATTCCTCAGGGCAGGTAGATCGGTGTTTCTACacaagaaggaaaagaaaattatagtGCCGCTCTTTGTGTACTGTTTGACTTTTTCCTCGCGTGATATAGTTTTGCAGTAGTGGTAGGAATACACTATGAACAACTCGGTAGTTTTAGTCTCTTTGCCAACCGGTGTGCGTGGCTgggaaaagttaatttttttttcggcagAACGCATCGAAAAACAATAGACTAGGGTTCGAGAGGAGATTAGTAGGGAATATGAAGGCTTATGATTTACAGGTAAAAAAGATAGCAATTTCGATCGCCATTgcctcattttttttccaaagaattgGTTCCCCTTCTCAACCGATGAAATTCAGACTTTATCCTTACTTTATCGGATGGTAAATCCTACTTGCGAATTGTAGCGTGACTGGTTCTTTGGCTTTTCTGACTCTGACTTACCTCAATATGTCTCACTTCTCCTTTCCACTTGCAGCCATCTGGTGAATTAGGGCACGTGACTACGAGGGAAAGAACTTCGCGCTTCATAAAGTTGTCGGGGAATATCTGCATACAAATTAAGAAACGTTTTCCGttaaaaaatgttatcaaaGCAGGTCTTCGACTTGATTATTATGGTATCCTTTAGCACCAACAATATGTATTCATGTTAAGAATGTGTCTTTgcaataaatgactgtaaatatgtgaaatcatacatgtgaactaCGGTTGAAGAGACGAATATGGAAGCGTATATgacaacataatgaccagctcccagctggcttgttagttcagttggtagagcgctgcaccggtatcgcagaggtcatgagttcaaatcccgtacgggtctgaatttttcagtttcaagcCTTAGTTTCACTGCTACTAAAGTattgttcataactgcgaggatcgcttccatattcgtgTCCTTACAAAATTACCTGGTCTGCCGCAAAGGGTGTCTTGTCAACAAGACAGATACAGGTTCCACCATCCCTGTTAATTGGAAAATTCGTAACGGTGAAATTTGGATGCACTAATGATGATACTAATAGAGGCAATTCTATAGGTTTTTTGCATGAGCAAAATATCCTACAGTTGATTTCACAGTGCACTAAATCCCTCGCTAACTCGGCCAACCAAAACCTTCATACATTTACTACGTACCTCTGCAAAAGGTGCATGAACCCTTGAGATTATTTTACATCGCAAAGTTCCTGTAACAAAGCTTTGTTTAGGCTTGTTTTTcgaaatttattgaaattatgATCAGTGATTGGGTTACCTCTTGAGGTGAGGAATGCAAGAACTGCAGTAAACATGTCCACAAACCGTCTGGACAGGATCTTTGAGGATGTTTTTGCACAGGAAACACAAATAGCGTGAATCAACTGTGCTGTTCATTGACAACGTATATCCCGGCATTCAGGAGATATCAGTGCTGTATTCTTCTAGGTTGGGTTTGATGGCTCCCTTACAAGAAATGGATAAGAGAATTTGAAATCAGCTAATAAGTGACATGTATTCATAGTAGTTGTATTCATCCTATTCATAGTAGTTGTTTGTAAATTAGCTCCTAAAAATGCTGATAGTAACTGAAATTAGAATGGGCCCAACTCGGAACTTGGTGCTCTGGGATCGGGCAAGTGAGTGAGTTGTGTGGTCACAAGAATGACCAGCCTTTGCTAGTTAGGAACGCGACTCAAGCTAATGTACTGAGGAAGAGAAAAGCTCAGATAGAAACTGGGGCGATTATCTTTCTCGCCTACTCAATGGGTTGTTTCCCAGTGTCGCAATGTTTTATGATCAATTAGTTATTTTGTATGAGACCCAAGTTTGAAGGATTCGTTGAAACTCTATATGTTAGCAAGCAGACcctgatatttttttgctcaCATCATGCACTAGAGAGGTGCTTTACCATGATCCGGCAAAATCTAAAGCTGTGGTGTCATAATTGGTCAGTCATCATTTCGCCAGAGTTTTTCTCGGATGAAAATTAAGTTGAAGGTGTCATTGAAACTCGATAGATTAGTGAGCTGACTCCGATATTTATTGACGACCTCGATAAGTAAGCAACATAGTATACTTGTCATAACAACAAAacatgatataatttttttcggtCACAGTAGAGTGGTTACTTGGTTTATGCGCAGTTAAGCGTGAACAAATGTCTATTTCTCACAAACGCTGAAAGAGCCCTTGAGTTACTTGAATATAAACATCTTTCACtcggaaaaaaattcacacGAACACGACTTTCCatatatgcaaattttaaatctgACTTGCACAGTCAAGGAAACTAGGTAAATTAGAATCACCTGATTCTCAAACTTAGCTTTAGTACATCAGTATGACACTTCAATATCTATCCAAAAGACCAGCTTTATGTGAAAGACCATTTGGTTTCCGAGGTAAAGTTATTAACCTCGTAGGAAACAAacgaaagtgaaagtgaaaatgcTTAACcaatacaataataataattatagcaATGTTTTTATGAACGAATCTCAAGTCTCAATGCGCTTGCATTTAccaataaaatcaattttaacaCAAAATAGCTAAAGCATGCAATAATTAGAAACCTATGAAACATTTCTCatagttttaagaaaaaacttcagaattaaaaatgttttttgggCTACTTCGAAAGGCGAAACTGAGCTAGCACTTTTAAGAGAATGGACGGGAGTATTCCATAATGAAGGTGCATAGACTAAGGAAAACGCACGTTGACCGTGTGTCACAGAGTTTACGGTAAGAATTATAAGAGGTGATTTGGAGGATGAACGTAGCGTTCGTGTCAATAAATGGGTCGGAGAAAGTCTATGAAGAGTCTCGAAGGTAATAAGAACTTTGAACATTATCCATGCCTCAACCCTTAAGCCAGTAAAGTTCTCGAAGGGCTGGTGTGACGTGCGgcagttttttgaaaaatatgaaaagctcgagtttgcaaaaaaatcttcCACAGTTTTTATGGGTTCTGAGGGTCATTCTTAATGATGAAGTAGGAGCTATAGCAGAGTTTGTTCTGTTTTCGATCGTGTTCTCGTTTTCCGTTCAGTAACTGACCCAAGTTTGTCACCTGAGCTTTTGTAAACAGTTAAGACATCACCCGTGTTACGTCCGCCTTAATACGTTGCTACAGAGCTACGGCTTACAAGGAAACACTTTTAGTTTAAGGCACATAGAAAACGTTGCTCACCACTAAAGCCGAGTCGGTTAGAGCAGTGTTATGTGTGAATATGTGTGAGATACCTAAAAGaagtaattaaaataacaaaacccGATCGAGATTCCAATGAGTCAGGGCACAACCCTATTTCCGGGAATCAAGTATGGAGGACGTAGACGACAATAACTAATAGTAAAACCTACTTTAGTTGTTCCCAATCGCTTTTAACCATAAAGGAGTTCCCGGGATATCAGTACGCGATATTCAACCGAACGAAGCGACTTTACGCTGGAAAACTTGATTGCAATGCATCCTATGTTCTCCGAAACAAATCCAGTGCCTAATTAGAACTCTGGGGTTGCTCTAAATCTGGGATTTACGCTGGTGTAGTCGACATCCTTAATTGTCGAAATGCAATAGCTTTCCCCCTCATAACACATACATACACTTCACCTACATGTGTTGCGGGCTGGATAATCAGAGGATTCCATCTCCGTCTGCGAAACAAGAAAGGGGTTCAAGGCACCGTGACATATGCAAATATCTTTGAGAGTTTTGCATGCGGGAATGAAATCGGAAACTTGTTGTTTGACATTTGTTAATGAGGGGGAATCCCCGAATCACCAGTGACTGTGatgtgtttgtttcttttggtgATTTTTTCGCTAGTAACCGTAGTTGGCGTAAGTGAATTTAGggcaaaatttgattttctgaGAACAATATAAGAATTCACAGATAGAAAGAACTCCATAACTTACAATATAAGAATTCACAGATAGAAAGAACTCCATAACTTACTAAACCAGTGCTTATGGAAACACGGCAATATGGACAGTGTCGTAGTGACAATATAATTGATTTCGCTTCGTTTACCAAACCAAAAATATCTGGAAGTTCCGGCTGCAGGTGAGCTGCAGGTAATCCAGTTCTAAACGAGAATTTCGTATGTATTTGGAAGCTTTCGTTTTAACCACTAACAAACATGTTCCTCATATTGCTCATAGGATTTTAACAATAAACTGAATGTGAATTGCCGTCGTTATCTCAATTTatgcttaaaattttact is a window encoding:
- the LOC131774703 gene encoding TNF receptor-associated factor 2-like, which encodes MPGYTLSMNSTVDSRYLCFLCKNILKDPVQTVCGHVYCSSCIPHLKRDGGTCICLVDKTPFAADQIFPDNFMKREVLSLVVTCPNSPDGCKWKGEVRHIEKHRSTCPEEWVNCSNCNCQKRVKRSDLQRHQEHECPYRTQQCPLCGDSMTAAVLETHQIQDCKMYPIQCPGCGKEGIPRREMDSHVNPIHGDCEAVERTCAFQQIGCSNNKKMKQSEVKKHNELSAILHLNLLLTSVLRLEEQVKSQLSMGGAWGGGTSDQWMRRSEMTIANAISSIDTVVREQTDLRQKLKDNSMRLVSMEKRVSTHRDQFPQSATFSSLQPLPISDEISRRLTNAENGTNNIEFLVNETRRELNEVRQEVSSVKRQLDGAVDSIRRLERRMESVEHNLALRNVVLSDIEEHVQQQQVSTYNGILLWKISDFARKKNDAITGREVSIYSPCFHTSQHGYKMCARLYLNGDGMGKGTHLSLFFIVMRGDYDALLRWPFRQKVTFMLLDQDNVEHVVDAFRPDPNSSSFQRPRRESNIASGCPMFCSLSELNNHAYVRDDVMFLKVIVDTTDL